In Doryrhamphus excisus isolate RoL2022-K1 chromosome 7, RoL_Dexc_1.0, whole genome shotgun sequence, one genomic interval encodes:
- the LOC131132510 gene encoding protoheme IX farnesyltransferase, mitochondrial: MYKTQCSRLTGLFGLSIKEKVVACGPRCLLQHHRRDPSAWLTYQHLTFLKRQYVAKNIGELHQRAAPKQAPVDERDDGVERRARRVPVVEPVVAEDGAARETSSVKATTSQERPHVHVETDEARDARLDRKWKRLKVDMADLPDVYARLAKIKLTALVVMTAAAGYAMAPVPFDPVIFLVSSLGTGLASSAANSINQYFEVPFDSNMNRTKNRPLVRGQISPLHAVTFALACGVPGVALLTWAVNPLTGFLGALNIALYTCCYTPLKRLTIANTWVGAVVGAIPPVMGWTAATGCLDAGALVLGGFLYSWQFPHFNALSWNLREDYSRGGYRMMSVTHPAMCRRVALRHSVALVGLSALAPALGVTTWTFPAVALPINAYIGFLAFRFYRRGDRSSARKLFFCSLWHLPMLLLLALTCKTPRRERRQDPAPPS; encoded by the exons ATGTATAAAACGCAATGTAGCCGACTCACAG GTTTGTTCGGTCTAAGCATTAAAGAAAAGGTGGTTGCCTGTGGTCCACGATGCCTCCTCCAGCACCACAGAAGAGACCCATCAGCCTGGCTGACCTATCAGCATCTCACCTTCCTGAAACGCCAG TATGTGGCCAAGAACATCGGGGAGCTTCACCAACGCGCCGCCCCCAAGCAGGCTCCCGTGGACGAGAGGGACGACGGCGTGGAAAGGCGGGCACGGAGAGTTCCTGTCGTTGAGCCCGTGGTCGCGGAGGACGGAGCCGCTCGGGAAACTTCCAGCGTGAAGGCGACCACCTCGCAGGAGAGGCCCCACGTGCACGTGGAGACGGACGAGGCGCGAGACGCTCGTCTGGACCGGAAGTGGAAGCGGCTGAAAGTTGACATGGCCGACCTGCCGGACGTCTATGCCCGACTTGCCAAAATAAAACTCACAG CGCTTGTGGTTATGACTGCGGCTGCTGGTTACGCAATGGCCCCGGTGCCCTTTGACCCCGTCATCTTCTTGGTGTCGTCCCTGGGAACGGGTCTCGCCTCCAGTGCAGCCAATTCCATAAACCAG TACTTTGAGGTGCCTTTTGACTCCAACATGAACCGAACCAAGAACCGCCCGCTGGTCAGAGGGCAGATCAG CCCCCTCCACGCCGTGACCTTCGCCCTGGCGTGCGGGGTCCCCGGGGTGGCCCTGCTGACGTGGGCGGTGAACCCGCTGACGGGCTTCCTAGGCGCCCTCAACATCGCCCTGTACACGTGCTGCTACACGCCGCTCAAGAGGCTCACCATCGCCAACACGTGGGTGGGCGCCGTGGTGGGCGCCATACCTCCCGTCATGGGCTGGACGGCCGCCACGGGCTGCCTGGATGCAG GTGCGCTGGTGCTGGGGGGCTTCCTGTACAGCTGGCAGTTCCCGCACTTCAACGCCCTCAGCTGGAACCTGAGGGAGGACTACTCGCGCGGCGGCTACCGCATGATGTCGGTCACGCACCCGGCCATGTGCCGGCGCGTGGCCCTGCGTCACAGCGTGGCGCTGGTGGGCCTCTCCGCCCTGGCGCCGGCGCTGGGCGTCACCACGTGGACCTTCCCCGCCGTGGCGCTGCCCATCAACGCCTACATCGGCTTCCTGGCCTTCCGCTTCTACCGACGCGGCGACCGCTCCAGCGCCCGCAAGCTCTTCTTCTGCAGCCTGTGGCACCTGcccatgctgctgctgctggcgctCACCTGCAAGACGCCTCGCCGGGAACGCCGCCAGGACCCCGCCCCGCCCAGCTAA